The nucleotide sequence GTACGCAGGATAACAACGTTGCCGTGGCGATCGAGGAGGTGACGAAGGTTCTGTTCGGCGAACTCGTGATAGGCCTCATCGAGAACGACCAGCGCCCGGCTCCCCTCAATGATGCGGACGATCTCTTCCTCTCTATAGGCTGAACCCGTCGGGTTGTTCGGCGTACACAGTACGATCATCTTCGGCTTATACTCCTCAGCCATTCTCATAAGTTCGTCCGTAGGCAGGGCGAAGCCTTCTCCAGCCAAAGGTATCTCTATCACCTGTGCCCCCAGTACTGTTCCGAGCAGCTTATAGAGAGGAAAGGTCGGCACGGGGATGAGCACCCGATCATCCCGCCCCACCATCGTCATAAAGGTCAGTTGCAACAACTCATTGGAACCATTGCCCACAAGGACCCCCTCAGCTGGCATCCCCGCGTATCTGGCTAGTGCTTGCGTTATCTCCGCGACAAAGAAGTCTGGATAGCGCGACCACGGCCGATTTTGCACTCGACGCCAAACCTCTTCTTTCAGTTTCGAGGGGAAATCGAAGGAATTCTCATTCTGAT is from Chloroflexota bacterium and encodes:
- the hisC gene encoding histidinol-phosphate transaminase, with product MDILDLVRPEVRGVRPYTLRHHTCQIKLNQNENSFDFPSKLKEEVWRRVQNRPWSRYPDFFVAEITQALARYAGMPAEGVLVGNGSNELLQLTFMTMVGRDDRVLIPVPTFPLYKLLGTVLGAQVIEIPLAGEGFALPTDELMRMAEEYKPKMIVLCTPNNPTGSAYREEEIVRIIEGSRALVVLDEAYHEFAEQNLRHLLDRHGNVVILRTFSKAMSMAGLRVGYLLGNPALVVEMGKAKLPYSLNIFSQEAALVAIEHVHLLHERVKQICQLRNQLYDRLRAIDGVHPLPSSTNFILCRLAKPVKQVFADLAEAGILVRDVSAEPQLHDCLRISVGSQEENETLVAVLSEIMAKE